The following proteins are encoded in a genomic region of Triticum dicoccoides isolate Atlit2015 ecotype Zavitan chromosome 1B, WEW_v2.0, whole genome shotgun sequence:
- the LOC119326694 gene encoding probable ethylene response sensor 2: protein MDACDCIEPLWQADDLLVKYQYISDFFIALAYFSIPLELIYFVKKSSFFPYRWVLIQFGAFIVLCGATHLINLWTFATYSKTIAVVMTVAKAATAVVSCITALMLVHIIPDLLSVKLRERYLKDKAEELDKEMGIIRTQEETGRHVHMLTHEIRSTLDRHTILRTTLVELGRTLGLAECALWMPSRSGTALHLSHTIHNSAPIGLVVPINLPVVSKVFNSNRAESIPHTSPLASIKADTSRYVPPEVVAVRVPLLHLTNFEINDWPELSAKSFAVMVLMLPPDSARKWRTHELELVEVVADQVAVALSHAAILEESMRARDLLMEQNIALDAARREAEMAICARNDFLAVMNHEMRTPMKAIVSLSSLLLETTLTAEQRLMIETILKSSDFLVTLTNDVLDISKLGNGSLELDIAPFNLHAAFTDVVNLIKPVAACKRLSVMVSLAPELPSCAIGDRKRLMQIMLNVAGNSIKFTKEGHISIAASIARPDSSRDPYASNLHPVPSDGSFYLVVQVKDTGCGIGPEDMAHTFRKFAHGENATTKLHNGNGLGLALSRRFVGLMQGDIWLESEGVGKGCTATFFVKLGTPKKPNVNANPRRMMAPLQPSKGAGGHGADALSISIMDSDARGPRAHYQSSG, encoded by the exons ATGGATGCTTGTGATTGCATCGAACCACTTTGGCAGGCCGATGATCTCCTTGTGAAGTATCAGTACATATCTGACTTTTTCATCGCACTTGCATACTTTTCGATCCCTTTGGAGCTCATATACTTTGTCAAGAAGTCATCATTCTTCCCTTACCGATGGGTGCTAATACAGTTTGGCGCCTTCATTGTGCTTTGTGGGGCAACTCACCTGATAAACTTGTGGACTTTCGCCACTTATAGCAAGACTATAGCGGTGGTAATGACAGTGGCGAAAGCTGCGACAGCAGTGGTTTCATGCATAACGGCATTGATGCTTGTGCACATAATTCCTGATTTGTTGAGCGTGAAGTTGCGAGAGAGGTATCTGAAGGATAAGGCTGAAGAGCTTGACAAAGAGATGGGGATTATAAGAACACAGGAGGAGACAGGCAGACATGTCCACATGCTCACACATGAGATAAGGAGCACGCTTGACAGGCACACTATTTTGAGAACTACGCTTGTTGAGTTGGGAAGGACTCTTGGGTTAGCTGAATGTGCCCTGTGGATGCCATCCCGCTCTGGAACAGCCCTTCACCTGTCCCATACAATCCATAACAGCGCTCCTATTGGCCTAGTTGTTCCTATCAATCTTCCGGTTGTTTCAAAGGTTTTTAATAGTAACCGTGCAGAAAGCATTCCACATACTTCCCCATTGGCTTCAATAAAGGCAGACACAAGCAGGTATGTGCCACCAGAGGTCGTAGCTGTCCGAGTTCCACTGCTGCACCTTACAAATTTCGAAATAAATGATTGGCCCGAGCTATCTGCAAAAAGCTTTGCTGTAATGGTTTTGATGCTGCCTCCAGACAGTGCAAGAAAATGGCGTACCCATGAACTGGAGCTTGTTGAAGTTGTTGCTGATCAG GTGGCTGTTGCACTGTCTCATGCTGCCATTTTGGAAGAGTCCATGAGGGCCCGTGATCTACTAATGGAGCAGAATATTGCCCTTGATGCAGCACGTCGAGAGGCGGAAATGGCCATATGTGCTCGAAATGATTTTCTTGCTGTGATGAACCATGAAATGCGTACTCCTATGAAAGCCATTGTTTCTTTATCCTCCCTCCTTCTGGAAACAACTCTTACGGCTGAACAACGCCTGATGATTGAGACCATACTAAAGAGTAGCGATTTTCTAGTAACTTTGACAAACGACGTTTTGGATATTTCCAAGCTTGGGAATGGGAGTCTTGAGCTGGATATTGCACCTTTCAACCTGCATGCTGCCTTTACAGAT GTGGTTAATTTGATTAAGCCAGTGGCTGCATGCAAAAGGCTCTCGGTAATGGTTTCCTTGGCTCCAGAGTTGCCTTCCTGTGCAATTGGTGATCGCAAGCGATTGATGCAAATAATGCTGAATGTTGCTGGCAACTCCATTAAGTTCACAAAGGAGGGCCACATTTCAATTGCAGCTTCCATAGCCAGGCCAGATTCATCGAGGGACCCGTATGCTTCTAACTTGCATCCAGTTCCCTCTGATGGGTCTTTCTACTTGGTTGTTCAG GTAAAAGACACTGGCTGTGGAATCGGACCAGAGGATATGGCTCACACCTTCAGAAAATTCGCACATGGTGAGAATGCAACAACGAAATTGCACAACGGCAACGGGTTGGGTCTGGCCCTCTCCAGAAG ATTTGTTGGCCTCATGCAAGGGGACATCTGGCTCGAAAGTGAAGGTGTAGGGAAGGGATGTACCGCCACGTTCTTTGTGAAACTCGGCACGCCCAAGAAACCAAATGTAAATGCAAATCCTCGAAGAATGATGGCGCCTCTACAACCAAGCAAAGGTGCTGGAGGCCACGGCGCCGATGCTCTCAGTATATCGATAATGGACAGTGATGCGCGGGGCCCTAGGGCCCACTACCAGTCGAGCGGGTGA